A section of the Fusarium falciforme chromosome 8, complete sequence genome encodes:
- a CDS encoding Proton-translocating NAD(P)(+) transhydrogenase, translating to MVANMLRPLATTAAPASASELCASSCFVSKQLKRYKVRDAILSRRKQWQSTFASSRQRAIAPAISKPLALIRHVSVPVTPPRTYSTVVLPKTTPYDHLTVGVPTEVFPGERRVSLTPANVALLKKKGFKQVLVERGAGTSADFPDAAYEAAGATLVTGPKDVWSNADIILKVRGPGLGEVDCMKEGQTIISLLQPAQNKELVEKIAARKATSFAMDMIPRISRAQVFDALSSMANIAGYKAVLEASNVFGRFLTGQVTAAGKIPPCKVLVIGAGVAGLSAIATARRMGAIVRGFDTRSAAREQVQSLGAEFIEVELEEDGSGAGGYAKEMSKEFIEAEMKLFKEQAKEVDIIITTALIPGKPAPKLLKNDILDVMKPGSVIVDLAAEAGGNCEATKKGELAVYNDVKIIGYTDLPSRLPTQSSTLYSNNITKFLLSMAPEPKAFGIDLSDEVVRGAIVTQDGDILPPAPRPAPPPAPVKTEPVEAAPEPVALTPWQKKTREVAGVTAGMGSIIALGKWTSPLLMSNAFTFALASLIGYRAVWGVAPALHSPLMSVTNAISGMVGIGGLFILGGGFLPETVPQAFGALSVLLAFVNVGGGFVITKRMLDMFKRPTDPPEYPWLYAIPAALCGGGFVAAASTGAAGLVQAGYLISSVLCIGSISSLASQATARMGNMIGILGVGTGVLASLLAAGFTPEVLTQFGGLAALGTIAGFLIGKRITPTDLPQTVAALHSVVGLAAVLTSIGSVMADVMDPSTLHLVTAYLGVLIGGITFTGSIVAFLKLGGRMSSKPKILPGRHAINSGLLATNVATMGAFVTMAPGSPMIAAGALAANAALSFIKGYTTTAAIGGADMPVVITVLNAYSGFALVAEGFMLDNPLLTTVGALIGVSGSILSYIMCVAMNRSLTNVLFGGLGTPTAMQEYKPQGEVTTTSVEDLADALLNSEKVILIVGYGMAVAKAQYALSSIVSSLRAKGITVRFAIHPVAGRMPGQCNVLLAEASVPYDIVLEMDEINDDFPDTDLAVVIGANDTVNPIALEKGSSIEGMPVLHAWKAKQVVVMKRSLASGYADVPNPMFYMPNAKMLFGDARVTCEAIKSAIESKSS from the exons ATGGTAGCCAACATGCTTCGCCCGCTGGCCACGACCGCGGCTCCAGCCTCGGCTTCTGAGCTGTGCGCTTCCTCCTGCTTTGTATCAAAGCAATTGAAGCGTTACAAAGTCCGAG ATGCCATCCTTTCCCGTCGCAAGCAATGGCAGAGCACGTTTGCCTCGTCTCGCCAGCGCGCAATTGCTCCCGCAATCTCGAAGCCTCTAGCATTGATTCGTCATGTCTCGGTTCCTGTGACTCCTCCTCGGACTTATTCCACCGTGGTGCTCCCCAAGACGACTCCCTACGATCACCTCACTGTTGGCGTCCCCACCGAAGTCTTTCCTGGAGAGCGCCGAGTTTCTCTGACACCTGCCAATGTAGCcctcttgaagaagaagggcttcAAGCAGGTTCTTGTTGAGCGCGGCGCTGGTACATCGGCAGACTTCCCCGATGCCGCTTATGAAGCGGCTGGCGCAACTCTCGTAACTGGTCCCAAGGATGTCTGGTCCAACGCCGACATTATCCTCAAGGTTCGCGGTCCTGGTCTTGGTGAAGTCGACTGCATGAAAGAAGGCCAAACCATCATCTCTCTGCTTCAACCCGCTCAGAACAAGGAACTCGTCGAAAAGATTGCCGCCAGGAAAGCCACTAGCTTCGCCATGGACATGATCCCCCGTATCTCTCGCGCCCAGGTCTTTGACGCTCTCAGCAGCATGGCCAACATTGCTGGCTACAAGGCTGTCCTCGAGGCTTCAAACGTGTTTGGTAGATTCTTGACTGGTCAGGTCACAGCTGCTGGAAAGATTCCCCCCTGCAAGGTTCTGGTTATCGGTGCCGGCGTTGCTGGCTTGAGTGCTATCGCTACTGCTCGTCGCATGGGAGCCATTGTCCGTGGCTTCGATACCAGATCTGCAGCTCGTGAGCAGGTTCAATCTCTTGGAGCCGAGTTCATCGAGGTCGAGCTTGAAGAAGACGGATCTGGCGCCGGTGGCTACGCAAAGGAAATGAGCAAGGAATTtatcgaggccgagatgaagcTCTTCAAGGAACAAGCCAAGGAAGTCGACATTATCATCACCACTGCATTGATTCCCGGAAAGCCTGCCCCGAAGCTCCTCAAGAACGATATTCTCGATGTCATGAAGCCTGGAAGTGTGATTGTCGATctggctgctgaggctggagGAAACTGTGAAGCTaccaagaagggcgagctGGCTGTTTACAACGACGTCAAGATTATTG GATACACTGATCTGCCTTCTCGCTTGCCAACTCAGTCTTCTACGCTCTACTCCAACAACATCACCAAGTTCCTTCTCTCCATGGCCCCTGAACCCAAGGCTTTCGGTATCGATCTCTCGGATGAAGTTGTCCGAGGCGCCATCGTCACTCAAGACGGAGACATTCTCCCACCGGCCCCTCGACCTGCACCTCCTCCCGCGCCCGTCAAGACCGAACCCGTTGAAGCAGCCCCTGAACCCGTAGCTCTGACCCCCTGGCAAAAGAAGACCCGTGAAGTCGCTGGCGTCACAGCCGGAATGGGCAGCATCATTGCCCTCGGAAAGTGGACCAGCCCTCTTCTCATGTCCAATGCCTTTACTTTTGCTCTGGCTAGTCTCATCGGTTACCGTGCTGTCTGGGGTGTTGCGCCTGCGCTGCACTCTCCTCTCATGAGTGTCACCAACGCCATCTCTGGTATGGTCGGTATTGGTGGTCTGTTTATTCTCGGAGGTGGATTCTTGCCAGAGACTGTTCCCCAGGCTTTTGGTGCTCTGAGTGTTCTTCTCGCCTTTGTCaatgttggtggtggtttTGTCATTACCAAGCGCATGCTGGATATGTTTAAGC GACCTACTGACCCTCCTGAGTATCCTTGGCTGTATGCTATCCCCGCTGCTCTCTGCGGTGGAGGCTTCGTTGCCGCTGCCTCTACTGGAGCCGCTGGTCTCGTCCAAGCCGGATATCTCATCAGCTCAGTCCTCTGCATCGGTTCCATCTCCAGTCTTGCTTCTCAGGCTACTGCCCGCATGGGAAACATGATTGGAATACTCGGTGTCGGCACTGGTGTCCTGGCTAGtcttcttgctgctggcTTTACCCCTGAGGTTCTCACACAGTTTGGTGGTCTCGCCGCTCTTGGTACCATTGCTG GTTTCCTCATTGGCAAGCGTATTACTCCTACCGATCTCCCCCAAACTGTCGCTGCTCTTCACTCCGTCGTTGGTCTTGCCGCTGTCCTGACCAGCATCGGTAGTGTCATGGCTGATGTCATGGATCCCTCAACACTTCACCTCGTAACAGCCTACCTCGGTGTTCTCATTG GTGGCATCACCTTTACCGGTTCCATCGTTGCCTTCCTCAAGCTCGGCGGCAGGATGAGCTCCAAGCCCAAGATTCTCCCTGGACGTCATGCCATCAACTCTGGGCTGCTGGCTACCAACGTTGCTACGATGGGAGCCTTTGTTACAATGGCACCAGGAAGTCCCATGATTGCAGCTGGAGCACTCGCTGCCAACGCTGCACTGAGCTTCATCAAGGGATACACAACTACCGCCGCCATTGGAGGTGCTGATATGC CTGTCGTCATCACCGTCTTGAACGCTTACAGCGGCTTCGCCCTTGTCGCTGAGGGCTTCATGTTGGATAACCCCCTCCTCACCACCGTCGGAGCCCTAATCGGCGTCTCCGGTTCCATCCTCTCATACATCATGTGTGTCGCCATGAACCGCTCCCTCACAAACGTCTTGTTCGGAGGCCTCGGCACACCGACAGCAATGCAAGAGTACAAACCCCAAGGTGAAGTTACAACAACATCTGTAGAAGACCTCGCAGATGCCCTCCTCAACTCTGAAaaggtcatcctcatcgtcggctACGGCATGGCTGTGGCAAAGGCCCAGTACGCCTTGTCCAGCATTGTCTCGTCTCTGAGGGCCAAGGGTATCACTGTTCGCTTCGCCATCCACCCCGTTGCTGGCCGTATGCCCGGTCAGTGCAACGTGCTTCTCGCTGAGGCTAGTGTGCCTTATGATATCGTCCTGGAAATGGACGAGATCAACGACGACTTCCCCGACACGGATCTTGCTGTTGTCATTGGTGCCAACGACACTGTTAACCCCATTGCCCTGGAGAAGGGTAGCTCCATCGAGGGCATGCCTGTACTTCACGCCTGGAAGGCCAAGCAGGTTGTagtgatgaagaggagtCTGGCCAGCGGCTATG CCGATGTCCCCAACCCCATGTTTTACATGCCCAACGCCAAGATGCTTTTCGGAGATGCTAGAGTCACTTGCGAAG CCATCAAATCGGCCATCGAGTCCAAATCGTCGTAG
- a CDS encoding CDP-diacylglycerol--glycerol-3-phosphate 3-phosphatidyltransferase, whose product MLARSCARCTTRLRAARPKPSVPRPRIQRRQYGMSAGAPAPAPASSTASGVGALAPFVNELDRLAPSFDVQGEQIQIIRTPTEFYETLKDRIRKAQRRIFLSTLYIGKSERELIETLQEALRKNPEVKLSILTDALRGTREAPNPSCASLLAPLVQEFGADRVEIRMYHTPNLTGLRKEYIPKRINEGWGLQHMKLYGVDDEIIMSGANLSTDYFTNRQDRYHLFSSKEVTDHFWKIHSGVTSFSFLVQPSEEPAGFTLSWPTTNSAPSPLEKPQSFIKRTTSTLQALIHPTSKPVQDISDTRVYMLSQMSQVMKPDTSTELPIITHILKTLASPAYRDSSWTFTAGYFNPAPSLTKLLLSTASTSNTVITAAPEANGFYKSKGVSGLLPDAYTLLARRFVHRVHHEGRDEDITLKEWRHGVVGQPGGWTYHAKGLWVTMPGDKYPAMSIIGSSNYTKRSYSHDLEAGALIVTRDEGLKARLANEQLWLQEHATKATRDDFAKNERRVGLKVRVAMWIVSLVGGAL is encoded by the exons ATGCTCGCACGGAGCTGCGCGCGATGCACGACTAGGCTCCGAGCCGCACGTCCCAAGCCGAGCGTCCCACGACCGAGGATTCAGCGGAGACAGTATGGAATGTCGGCTGGTGCCCCAGCTCCGGCACCGGCGTCGAGCACTGCGAGCGGCGTAGGTGCTCTGGCGCCGTTTGTCAACGAGTTGGACCGTCTTGCGCCGAGTTTCGATGTTCAAGGGGAGCAGATACAGATTATTAGGACGCCGACAGAGTTCTACGAGACGCTCAAG GATCGGATACGAAAAGCCCAGCGACGCATCTTTCTGTCGACGCTATACATCGGAAAGTCCGAACGGGAGCTCATCGAGACGTTACAAGAGGCACTGAGGAAGAACCCCGAAGTTAAGCTCAGTATCTTGACTGATGCCCTCCGCGGCACTCGAGAGGCCCCGAACCCGTCATGTGCGTCCTTGCTGGCACCGCTCGTGCAAGAGTTTGGAGCAGACCGAGTCGAGATTCGCATGTATCACACGCCGAACCTGACAGGGCTGAGAAAGGAGTACATTCCAAAGCGTATTAATGAGGGATGGGGGCTTCAGCACATGAAGCTATACGGAGTCGATGATGAGATCATCATGTCTGG GGCAAACTTATCTACCGACTACTTTACGAACCGTCAAGATCGCTACCACCTGTTCTCATCCAAAGAAGTGACGGACCACTTCTGGAAGATTCACTCAGGGGTCACATCGTTCAGTTTCCTGGTTCAACCCTCAGAAGAACCAGCAGGCTTCACCCTCTCATGGCCAACAACAAACTCGGCCCCTTCACCTCTCGAGAAGCCTCAGTCTTTCATCAAGCGTACCACATCAACGCTGCAGGCCTTGATACATCCCACCTCTAAGCCAGTTCAGGATATTTCAGATACGAGGGTTTACATGCTCAGTCAGATGTCCCAGGTTATGAAGCCTGATACATCGACTGAACTCCCCATCATTACTCACATTCTCAAAACCCTGGCCTCACCCGCATATCGCGACTCTTCGTGGACATTTACAGCCGGTTACTTTAACCCTGCTCCCTCTCTGACaaagctcctcctcagtACCGCCTCGACTTCAAATACAGTCATTACCGCTGCCCCAGAAGCAAATGGCTTCTACAAGTCCAAGGGTGTCTCTGGACTCCTCCCGGATGCTTACACGCTTCTTGCTCGTCGCTTCGTCCACCGCGTGCACCACGAAGGCCGCGATGAAGACATCACCCTCAAGGAGTGGCGTCACGGCGTGGTTGGCCAACCTGGAGGATGGACATACCACGCAAAGGGTCTTTGGGTAACCATGCCTGGCGATAAGTACCCTGCCATGAGCATCATCGGAAGCTCCAACTACACAAAGCGAAGCTACTCTCACGACCTCGAAGCTGGTGCCCTGATTGTTACTCGCGATGAGGGTTTAAAGGCCAGGCTCGCGAACGAACAGCTCTGGCTTCAAGAGCACGCGACAAAAGCGACAAGAGACGACTTTGCCAAAAACGAACGAAGAGTAGGACTCAAGGTCCGAGTCGCCATGTGGATTGTCTCCCTAGTTGGTGGAGCGTTGTAA
- a CDS encoding NADH dehydrogenase [ubiquinone] 1 alpha subcomplex subunit gives MSTITRTLSNLRKVGIKDYFRQMLYIGDTKYGRLIGTDRAGNKYFENNEELPLRTRWVEYAKHDYDAAHIEPGWHLWISYGVDKPPTEDALLNPGTRHFEPTKAIPNYTQSRGAFKTYNTAKSKITAWEPVAAPRA, from the exons ATGTCGACGATTACGCGAACGCTGTCCAACCTGCGAAAGGTTGGAATCAAG GATTACTTCCGACAGATGCTG TACATCG GTGACACCAAGTACGGTCGTCTCATCGGTACCGATCGCGCGGGCAATAAGTACTTTGAGAACAACGAGGAACTGCCCCTCCGAACGCGCTGGGTCGAGTACGCCAAGCACGACTACGACGCCGCCCACATCGAGCCCGGATGGCACTTGTGGATCAGCTACGGCGTCGACAAGCCCCCGACCGAGGATGCTCTGTTGAACCCGGGTACCCGCCACTTTGAGCCCACCAAGGCCATCCCCAACTATACCCAGAGCCGAGGAGCCTTCAAGACCTACAACAC ggccaagtccaagatcACGGCATGGGAGCCCGTGGCTGCTCCCCGGGCATGA